In the genome of Augochlora pura isolate Apur16 chromosome 8, APUR_v2.2.1, whole genome shotgun sequence, one region contains:
- the Rpl27 gene encoding ribosomal protein L27 has translation MVKIMKAGKVVLVLSGRYAGRKAIVMRNFDDGTTEKQYGQAMVAGIDRYPRKVHKRMGKGKLHKRSKIKPFVKVLNYNHLMPTRYTVDLQWDKVTTKDLKDPVKRKKVRFQTRVKFEEKYKSGKNKWFFQKLRF, from the exons ATGGTGAAGATTATGAAAGCAGGGAAAGTCGTATTGGTCCTCAGTGGCCGATACGCTGGACGAAAAGCCATTGTAATGCGTAATTTTGATGACGGTACTACAGAAAAACAGTACGGACAGGCAATGGTAGCAGGTATTGACCGATATCCACGTAAAGTACACAAAAGGATGGGCAAAGGGAAACTTCACAAACGTTCCAAAATCAAGCCTTTTGTGAAG GTTTTAAATTACAACCATTTGATGCCAACAAGATACACCGTGGACTTGCAATGGGATAAAGTGACTACAAAAGATCTTAAAGATCCAGTGAAGAGGAAGAAGGTCCGATTCCAGACACGTgttaaatttgaagaaaa GTATAAATCTGGTAAAAACAAATGGTTCTTCCAAAAATTAcgattctaa